The window CAAACCCAACATCCAAGATACGATCAGCCTCATCAATAACAAGACACTGTAGGTTTTTATACATAAACCCTGGGGTATTCTGCATATGGTCCAGGAGTCGACCTGGCGTGGCCACGATGATGTTGATCCCATTAACAAGTTTCTGTGCTTCAGCAGATCTGTTACTGCCCcccattatcaacccatatgtgtGGACATGGTGGGTCATTAGCTCCTTAAGCACACCAAACGTCTGCATGGCCAGCTCCCTAGTAGGTGAGAGAATAAGGACTCCTGTTCCATTCCTGGGCATGAATTTTAACTTAACAATGAGTTCAATAGCAGGGATGAGAAATGCCAGGGTTTTGCCACTGCCTGTCTTCGCAGCTGCTAGAAGATCTCTGCCTTCCAGAAGTGGTCTGACACTTTTATGTTGAATTTCAGTCATGTTCGTAAAGCCCATTTCTTTTATCGCCCTTAGAGTGTTTTCATTGACGAGGTTAGTTAGGGATGCAAATGAAGTATCCTCAAAAGCTCCTGTCAGTCCCAGGGGCAACGTGGGCACTtcattgtcattgtcatcatcatctgGCTGCttcatgttattttctgtttctttaggaGCTCCAGCACCTTCTTCTTCAGATTCCATTTTATCTtcggtttttgctttttttgcatcAGGCCCAGcattttctacaatttttctcttcttcttcttctttttcttttttgattctgAATTGGGTGACTGTGTTGCTGCTTCACCATTGGTTAATACAGTAGACTTCTTTGgggattttttaactttaatgttTTTTACTGTTTCATTAGCCATGTCTCCATTTTGGGCTTCTGACAAGCCCACATTCATAGACTGTTTTAgggattttttaacttttccagcTTCCACAATTTCTTCAGACACATCTCCATTTTGGGTCTCTGATAGGCTCACATCTGAGGCCCCCTGTAGCTTTAGGTTTCGCTGCCGCAACTTTAGGTTCCGCTTGTCGATCTTTCTGCGCAGCAGTTTCATCGGTAAGTGAGACATGATGTCGCCGGTGCGCCTTCACCGCAGCGGTGCAGCAGGATTCCGGCACATTCGGGGCTGATGTTACTTCCTTCCGGGCCGCATGTGCGCCCATTTGTTTTTAGAGGAAAGTTTGGCCTGATACACGCTAATCTTCCAGAGTAACTTTCCAACACTAACAAGGATGCTCTTGCAAAGCATAGCAATATTTTAGGAAACCACATTCTGATATATCTTCATTGGCCTTTTTGGTTGTTAAATAAacgcatttttaaaatacatgggaaaaaaaatcagttaacatTGTTACAAACTTATCCACCAGGGGGCACTGACTTCATtaggaaaatactttttttcttttttggcagggagggggaaggaggaaccttgcaaatacattttcacCTTAGTTTACATCAACTTTAGGTATAAAAAAATggggatatatgtatatatatatacacatacatatatatatattttagaatcattCCTGGAGAAACAATGTTTTACATTGAATGTATcgctctaagaaaaaaaaatcagtttgtgAAGACTttggatttaaaaattatttctttgcataGATCTCATAGTTCAAAAATTAAACCAATGAAGAACAAATTGCAAAAGTAAAGAAACAGTTAATGGAAAAATTTTCAGAAACTCATGGAAAACGAATGAATAGTGTTCAAGTATTCATACCTCAGGAAGTTTCAAACAAGTTTTCCTTATTGCTGTGAGAACTTGAGAGGATCCTGAAAGTGCttatccatgttttcatgttaaaCTCAGGTCGTATCCTAAATTCTCTGATTCATGAAATAACTCATCATTTAGTAATTAGTAAAGCTACATTTGTTGAAATAGTATCAGGAATAAAATAAACCATAAAATCTCTGAGCTATGGTGGCCAGGGGTTTTAACAGAGTCACACGGGAAGTGTCAAGTTTACAGATGCATGGAGTGTTTATTTTCAGCTCCAGATCCACACAATAAGTTGTTCTTCCTACAAAGGGAATGTCTTCCTGCCACTACACAGCAAAACCCAAGTGTGGGAGAGAacaagaagccaaaaaaaaaaaaacaaacatagttCCCAAAGTAAATCTGACTGAAAACACCCTGTTTAGAAACATGTAATTATAGCATTATAGCATTCTTGGGTTAAAATGTATAGTAAGCAGTAAGCATTTTCCAAGGCCTACTAACAGGGAGCAAAATCTTTCTTGGGAATATGCTGACAGACTGTAAAGATCACACTGAGCAAAACTAGAATGACATCACTACTAAGCCTTCCAGGAAACAACAACCAGGCATTCCAGTATAGATGGTTTGTGGCAAGACCCAAAGTGGGGTCTGGAAATAGAATCCAAAAAGATCCAGGAAAATGAACTTAAACCTAGGCCTTTTTTGAGAAGGATCTGGAAATATACCAGACTCAACTTCATAGTCAATATAGTAAATCATATATAGACCTTCCTTAAGTGTTTCATTTCAGTCATCCAAAAACACATAAATGAAATATCCTTTTATCATCTCCATAAAATAACCTTCATGTATTCTTATATAGGATTAGAGGAAAGAGGTACCTGTTACCACCTCCAGGGGAGGAGTCTTACCACACGGAGGGTAATAAAGAGCTTAACAATGTCAGCTACCAGGAATAGCACCACCTATTCTTAACAATGCCTGCCATCTATTGAAGGTGTCAGTCTCCAACAAAAGCACAATCCACACAGGCACTGGGTGGAATAACATTTACTCACCtggagaagagacaaagcaagttCAGCTTCACTATGGGCATGGTCCCCTATGGCCAGCAGGTCTCAGTCTCCTCTTGTGCCATAGGTGAAGGATGCCGTTCCCTCCCCATCAGGAACATACATAGCATTAGGGTTGGCTGAGTGCCATATGACACACACGCTTAGCTTAGTAGGTCCTGAGAA of the Choloepus didactylus isolate mChoDid1 chromosome 9, mChoDid1.pri, whole genome shotgun sequence genome contains:
- the LOC119544199 gene encoding ATP-dependent RNA helicase DDX18-like → MSHLPMKLLRRKIDKRNLKLRQRNLKLQGASDVSLSETQNGDVSEEIVEAGKVKKSLKQSMNVGLSEAQNGDMANETVKNIKVKKSPKKSTVLTNGEAATQSPNSESKKKKKKKKRKIVENAGPDAKKAKTEDKMESEEEGAGAPKETENNMKQPDDDDNDNEVPTLPLGLTGAFEDTSFASLTNLVNENTLRAIKEMGFTNMTEIQHKSVRPLLEGRDLLAAAKTGSGKTLAFLIPAIELIVKLKFMPRNGTGVLILSPTRELAMQTFGVLKELMTHHVHTYGLIMGGSNRSAEAQKLVNGINIIVATPGRLLDHMQNTPGFMYKNLQCLVIDEADRILDVGFEEELKQIIKLLPVHRQTMLFSATQTRKVEDLARISLKKEPLYVGVDDDKANATVDGLEQGYVVCPSEKRFLLLFTFLKKNRKKKMMVFFSSCKSVKYHYELLNYIDLPVLAIHGKQKQNKRTTTFFQFCNADSGTLLCTDVAARGLDIPEVDWIVQYDPPDDPKEYIHRVGRTARGLNGRGHALLILRPEELGFLRYLKQSKVPLSEFEFSWSKISDIQSQLEKLIEKNYFLHKSAQEAYKSYIRAYDSHSLKQIYNVNNLNLPQVALSFGFKVPPFVDLNVNSNDDKRKKRGGGGGFGYQKAKKIEKSKIFKNISKKSSDRRQFSH